In Aestuariibaculum lutulentum, one DNA window encodes the following:
- a CDS encoding L-threonylcarbamoyladenylate synthase, which translates to MAEFIKIYEENPNPKAIEKVVEVLKRGGLIIYPTDTVYGLGCDISNIKALEKVARIKQVKLEKSNFSFICHDLSHLSDYVKQIDTSVFKVLKRALPGPYTFILPGSKNLPHPFKKKKTVGIRVPDNKIALEIVKKLGHPIISTSIRDEDEVIEYTTDPELILEKWDNLVDIVIDGGYGDNNPSTVIDMSEDPAIIVREGKGSLEVL; encoded by the coding sequence ATGGCAGAGTTTATAAAAATATACGAGGAAAACCCTAACCCAAAGGCAATTGAAAAAGTTGTTGAAGTTTTAAAACGTGGCGGATTAATAATTTACCCAACCGACACCGTTTATGGTTTGGGCTGTGATATAAGTAATATTAAGGCTTTAGAGAAGGTGGCTCGTATTAAACAAGTGAAACTTGAGAAGTCTAATTTCTCATTTATTTGTCACGATTTAAGTCATTTAAGCGATTATGTGAAGCAGATAGATACTTCCGTTTTTAAGGTCTTAAAAAGAGCGCTTCCTGGCCCTTATACTTTTATTTTACCGGGTTCTAAGAATTTGCCACATCCGTTTAAGAAAAAGAAAACAGTAGGTATTCGTGTACCCGATAATAAGATTGCTTTAGAGATTGTTAAGAAGTTAGGCCATCCTATTATTTCTACCTCTATTCGTGATGAAGATGAGGTAATAGAATACACTACCGACCCGGAACTTATTCTGGAAAAATGGGATAATCTGGTAGATATTGTAATCGATGGAGGTTATGGAGATAATAATCCGTCGACCGTTATAGATATGTCCGAAGACCCTGCGATTATAGTTAGAGAGGGTAAAGGAAGTTTAGAAGTATTGTAA
- a CDS encoding glycosyltransferase family 2 protein, with translation MKLAIVILNWNGTKLLEQFLPSVVALSKEADIYVADNASTDDSIAFVNKNYPEIKIVRNAENGGYAKGYNDALKHIDADIYCLLNSDIEVTENWLTPIIDTFKTEPETGIIQPKILDYKNKNLFEYAGAAGGFIDKYGYPYCRGRIFNTIEADEGQYNDTIEIFWASGACLFIRQDIFNALEGFDDSFFAHMEEIDLCWRAKNRSYSIKYVGTSTVYHVGGATLETISPKKTYLNFRNSLFTLTKNATRPIFTKIFIRLILDGIAGIKFVCEIKPNHTLAVIKAHFSFYYHLIKVLKQRKKLEQLKIKTKYYERTSIVMDYFVNRKRYFKNLGK, from the coding sequence ATGAAACTAGCCATTGTTATATTAAACTGGAATGGAACAAAGCTATTAGAACAGTTTTTGCCCTCCGTTGTAGCTTTGTCAAAAGAGGCCGATATTTATGTTGCCGATAACGCTTCTACTGATGATTCTATTGCTTTTGTAAACAAGAATTATCCTGAAATTAAAATTGTAAGAAACGCCGAAAATGGAGGCTATGCAAAAGGTTATAACGATGCTTTAAAACATATCGATGCCGATATCTACTGTTTACTTAACAGCGATATTGAAGTTACCGAGAACTGGCTTACTCCTATTATAGATACCTTTAAAACAGAACCTGAAACAGGCATTATTCAACCAAAAATTCTGGATTACAAAAACAAAAATCTGTTTGAATATGCCGGTGCAGCTGGTGGTTTTATAGATAAATATGGTTATCCCTATTGTCGTGGACGCATATTTAACACCATTGAAGCCGATGAAGGACAATATAATGACACCATTGAAATATTCTGGGCATCTGGCGCCTGCCTATTTATTAGACAAGATATTTTTAACGCTTTAGAAGGCTTTGATGATTCTTTTTTTGCGCATATGGAAGAAATAGATTTGTGCTGGCGAGCCAAAAATCGTAGCTACTCTATAAAGTACGTTGGAACATCTACAGTTTATCATGTTGGTGGTGCTACACTGGAGACTATAAGTCCCAAAAAGACCTATCTAAACTTCAGAAACAGCCTCTTTACATTAACAAAAAATGCCACTAGACCAATTTTTACAAAAATTTTCATCAGATTGATATTAGATGGCATTGCTGGCATAAAATTTGTTTGTGAGATTAAACCAAACCATACTTTGGCAGTCATAAAAGCTCATTTCAGTTTTTATTACCACCTAATCAAGGTATTGAAACAACGAAAAAAATTAGAACAATTAAAAATTAAAACAAAATATTATGAGCGAACATCCATTGTTATGGATTATTTCGTAAATAGAAAAAGATACTTCAAGAATCTGGGAAAATAG
- a CDS encoding ATP-dependent helicase, with translation MEKYLSQLNEAQLAPTIQKDGPMIVIAGAGSGKTRVLTYRIAYLMSQGIDPFNILSLTFTNKAAREMKERIAAIVGQSEARNLWMGTFHSIFAKILRIEADKLGYPTNFTIYDSQDSDKLIGSIIREMGLDKDIYKAKSIRSRISSYKNSLITVRAYFQNSELQEADAMARRPRMGDIYKAYVDRCFKAGAMDFDDLLLKTNELLTRFPEVLMKYQNRFRYILVDEYQDTNHSQYLIVRALSDKFQNICVVGDDAQSIYAFRGANINNILNFQKDYDNVKLFRLEQNYRSTKNIVNAANSIIDKNQTKLDKVVWTANDEGGKIVVNRSLTDGDEGRYVASTIWETKMNEQLDNKDFAVLYRTNAQSRAIEDALRKRDIPYKIYGGLSFYQRKEIKDVISYLRLIINPADEEALKRVINFPPRGIGATTVDRLVVAANGYNRSIFEVMKNIDKTDIKVNSGTKGKLLDFVTMIESYQVMNQNADVFELAEHVTRTSGLIKEFKKDATPEGVTRMENIEELLNGMKDFVEGQKEVADATASLAEFLEDVALSSDLDSDKEDVDHVALMTIHLAKGLEFPHVFIVGLEEDLFPSAMSMNTRSELEEERRLFYVALTRAEKQAYLTYALSRYRWGKLVDSDPSRFISEIDEQYLDITTPIEERRINPMLDADIFGDVSPNTRQHVTSNNNIRFKPAKQVNLTKGTPQKEQPKFQANGPKKLTKVDASSSAGQEANLFDGKLMPGNIVNHMRFGKGEVLKIEGVGADVKAEIKFQQVGVKKLLLRFAKLDVIG, from the coding sequence TTGGAGAAGTATTTAAGTCAGTTAAACGAGGCGCAGTTGGCACCAACCATACAGAAAGATGGACCGATGATTGTGATTGCAGGTGCGGGTTCGGGAAAAACGCGTGTGTTAACCTATAGAATTGCCTACTTAATGAGTCAGGGTATAGACCCATTTAATATTCTATCGTTAACCTTTACCAATAAGGCCGCTCGTGAAATGAAGGAGCGTATCGCTGCTATTGTGGGACAAAGTGAAGCCAGAAATTTATGGATGGGAACGTTTCACTCTATTTTTGCAAAGATTTTACGTATTGAAGCTGATAAATTAGGCTACCCAACCAATTTTACGATTTATGATTCTCAGGATTCCGATAAGTTAATTGGTTCTATTATTCGTGAAATGGGGCTTGATAAAGATATTTACAAAGCTAAATCCATTCGTTCCAGAATATCTTCATACAAAAACAGTTTGATAACGGTACGTGCCTATTTTCAGAATTCTGAATTGCAGGAAGCCGATGCTATGGCGAGACGCCCACGTATGGGAGATATTTATAAAGCTTATGTAGATAGATGCTTTAAGGCAGGCGCCATGGATTTTGATGATTTATTATTGAAAACCAACGAGCTGTTAACGCGATTCCCAGAGGTGTTGATGAAATACCAGAATCGTTTCAGATATATATTGGTGGACGAGTATCAGGATACCAACCACTCGCAGTATTTAATTGTACGTGCATTGTCAGATAAGTTTCAGAATATTTGTGTGGTAGGGGATGATGCGCAGAGTATTTATGCCTTCCGTGGTGCAAACATCAATAACATTTTAAATTTCCAGAAAGATTACGATAATGTAAAATTGTTCCGATTAGAACAGAATTATCGATCAACAAAGAATATCGTAAACGCGGCCAATTCTATTATTGATAAAAACCAGACCAAGCTTGATAAGGTGGTTTGGACGGCTAACGATGAAGGTGGAAAGATTGTAGTCAATCGTTCATTAACAGATGGAGATGAGGGGCGTTATGTAGCCAGTACCATTTGGGAAACTAAGATGAACGAGCAGCTGGATAATAAAGATTTTGCGGTTTTATATAGAACCAATGCGCAGTCAAGAGCGATAGAGGATGCTTTGCGTAAACGTGATATTCCATATAAAATTTATGGCGGTTTATCGTTTTATCAGCGTAAAGAGATTAAAGATGTGATTTCGTATTTACGTTTGATTATCAATCCGGCTGATGAAGAAGCTTTAAAACGTGTGATTAATTTCCCGCCAAGAGGTATTGGCGCAACTACTGTAGACCGATTGGTAGTTGCCGCCAATGGTTATAACCGTTCTATTTTTGAGGTGATGAAGAATATCGATAAAACCGATATAAAAGTAAACTCAGGAACTAAAGGAAAGCTTCTGGATTTTGTAACGATGATTGAAAGCTATCAGGTTATGAATCAAAATGCCGACGTATTTGAATTGGCAGAGCATGTGACGCGTACCAGTGGATTAATTAAGGAATTTAAGAAAGATGCTACGCCTGAAGGAGTCACTCGTATGGAAAATATCGAGGAGTTACTTAATGGTATGAAAGATTTCGTTGAAGGACAAAAGGAAGTGGCTGATGCTACAGCGTCTTTAGCGGAATTTCTTGAAGATGTGGCGTTATCAAGTGATCTAGATTCTGATAAAGAAGATGTCGATCACGTAGCGTTAATGACGATTCACTTGGCGAAAGGATTAGAGTTTCCTCATGTATTTATCGTAGGTTTAGAGGAAGATTTATTCCCGAGTGCTATGAGTATGAATACACGTAGCGAACTGGAAGAGGAGCGTCGTTTGTTCTATGTGGCTTTAACACGAGCAGAAAAACAGGCGTATCTAACCTATGCGCTGTCTCGATACCGTTGGGGAAAATTGGTGGATTCAGACCCAAGTCGATTTATTTCAGAAATTGATGAGCAATATTTAGATATTACCACACCAATAGAGGAGCGTCGTATCAACCCAATGCTGGATGCTGATATTTTTGGAGATGTAAGTCCGAATACCAGACAACATGTGACGTCGAATAACAATATTCGTTTTAAACCGGCAAAACAAGTAAACTTAACAAAGGGTACGCCTCAAAAAGAACAACCTAAATTTCAGGCAAATGGGCCTAAGAAGTTAACCAAAGTAGATGCTTCAAGTTCAGCAGGGCAAGAGGCTAATTTATTTGATGGTAAATTGATGCCTGGAAATATTGTAAATCACATGCGTTTTGGTAAAGGTGAGGTATTAAAAATTGAAGGCGTAGGTGCCGATGTTAAAGCTGAAATTAAATTTCAGCAGGTTGGTGTTAAAAAGCTATTACTTCGTTTTGCAAAACTGGATGTGATTGGTTAA
- a CDS encoding SRPBCC domain-containing protein yields MPTKTNREIYNERILQATLDRAYHAFSNPSLLKEWWGPEGFTNTIHEFDLRPGGKWLLTMHGPNNVNYENTSVFKTIKPQQLVSWSRTSKPLFDMEVEFIELNDSETQISFRMIFETASDCEKLRTFVGPKNEENFDRLEKVLLNVSV; encoded by the coding sequence ATGCCAACTAAAACCAACCGAGAAATTTATAACGAACGCATTCTTCAAGCCACATTAGACCGAGCTTACCACGCCTTTTCAAATCCGTCGCTCCTAAAAGAATGGTGGGGTCCTGAAGGTTTCACTAACACCATACATGAATTCGATTTACGTCCAGGAGGCAAATGGTTACTTACTATGCATGGACCCAATAATGTAAATTACGAAAACACTTCGGTATTTAAAACTATCAAACCGCAACAATTAGTTTCTTGGAGCAGAACTTCAAAACCATTATTTGACATGGAAGTTGAATTTATAGAACTAAATGATTCTGAAACTCAAATATCGTTTAGAATGATTTTCGAAACAGCGTCTGATTGTGAAAAACTTAGAACCTTTGTTGGTCCAAAAAACGAAGAAAATTTTGATCGCTTGGAAAAAGTACTTTTAAATGTAAGCGTATAA
- a CDS encoding type I restriction enzyme HsdR N-terminal domain-containing protein, producing MQDLNFPKFSFRFKSSENKISIFDCIRKKFVVLQPEEWVRQHCLMYLMEVKGYPKSLINIEKELIVNDLKKRYDIVVFNPDGSIHLIVECKAPAITINQQTFDQIAQYNQTLNATYLMVTNGLNHYYCQMDFKNERYDFLRDIPDYNL from the coding sequence TTGCAAGACCTTAATTTTCCAAAGTTTTCGTTTCGATTCAAAAGTAGCGAAAATAAAATTTCTATATTCGATTGTATTCGTAAAAAGTTTGTGGTTTTACAGCCTGAAGAATGGGTAAGACAACATTGTCTTATGTATTTAATGGAAGTTAAAGGTTACCCTAAATCGTTAATAAATATAGAAAAAGAACTCATTGTTAACGACTTAAAAAAACGGTATGATATTGTTGTTTTTAACCCCGACGGCAGCATACATCTTATAGTAGAATGCAAAGCTCCGGCAATAACCATAAACCAACAAACCTTCGACCAGATTGCTCAATATAACCAGACGCTTAATGCTACATATTTAATGGTGACAAACGGTTTAAATCATTATTATTGCCAAATGGACTTTAAAAACGAACGTTACGATTTTTTAAGAGATATACCTGATTACAATTTATGA
- a CDS encoding OmpA/MotB family protein produces MRKVLLFGASAMLVLSSCVSKKQFTDLEAKYKESQDLLNSATVKLNSCLEERASASARAKALEEQVSDLRNYNENLQVLSAKGASNIEKTLESMKEKDLKITRLQDALTKKDSVTLALVTSLKREVGINDPDIEVNVEKGVVYISIADKLLFKSGSYNVTSQAKDVLAKVAKVVNSKPDFECMVEGHTDNVPYKSNGVILDNWDLSVKRATSVVRVLEDLGVNPSQLVAAGRADYVPLVENNTSENRARNRRTRILVLPKIDQFYDMIEKEMKNMEAGN; encoded by the coding sequence ATGAGAAAAGTCCTATTATTTGGCGCTTCTGCGATGCTTGTGCTAAGTTCATGTGTATCAAAAAAACAATTTACTGATCTTGAAGCAAAATACAAAGAGTCTCAAGATTTACTAAATTCTGCAACCGTAAAATTAAACTCTTGTTTAGAAGAAAGAGCTTCTGCATCTGCTAGAGCAAAAGCATTAGAAGAGCAAGTATCAGATTTAAGAAATTACAACGAAAACTTACAGGTATTATCTGCTAAAGGAGCTTCTAACATAGAGAAGACTCTTGAGAGTATGAAAGAGAAAGATTTAAAAATCACTCGTTTACAAGATGCTCTTACTAAAAAAGACAGCGTAACTTTAGCTTTAGTTACTAGCTTAAAACGTGAAGTTGGAATTAACGATCCAGACATTGAAGTAAATGTTGAAAAAGGTGTAGTTTACATTTCTATTGCTGACAAATTATTATTCAAAAGCGGTAGCTACAACGTAACTTCTCAAGCTAAAGATGTATTAGCTAAAGTTGCTAAAGTTGTAAACAGCAAACCAGATTTCGAATGTATGGTTGAAGGGCACACTGATAATGTACCTTACAAGAGTAATGGTGTAATCCTTGATAACTGGGATTTAAGTGTTAAACGTGCAACTTCTGTAGTTAGAGTTTTAGAAGACTTAGGTGTTAACCCAAGCCAACTTGTTGCTGCTGGACGTGCTGATTACGTGCCATTAGTAGAAAACAATACTTCTGAAAACAGAGCTAGAAACCGTCGTACTCGTATTTTAGTATTACCTAAAATTGATCAGTTCTACGACATGATCGAGAAAGAAATGAAAAACATGGAAGCTGGAAACTAA